GAAGATATATAAATGTCAAAAACCATGATTGTAAGTTGATGGAAACTTCAtaattcttctcttttttttatatatcttttgcGCGTTGGTTCGCTTTGTGCTAAGACGGTTGTGAAAATTTGTTCATCAAATAGTACTTTGTCTCAAGGCCTACTATTACTTACAAATGTTTTGCCTCAATAGtctcttttaattatatatataataaacgatttaaaaatatgaaaagctTGACCTAACggatattataatttgtttgaagtatatatatatatatatatatataggaatgAGCCATTTGGCCCTTCCTTGGTTTCCTGCATTGAATTGTATAAGATTGATCCAAAATGAACATATTAATTCATTGAAAGAGATTAATTTAGAAAGGTGAGGAGTTGGTATAAAAGATGAAGAGTGGTTGTTGGAGTGgattatttgtctttatttgtCTATATCTTGTTTGGGAGAAGAGGTGAAGATGTTATGGATTGGTTAATCATTTGCTAAAGCCCGACAATTTCTTCCAAGTTGTGTTGCTAGGCCCACCAAATTCCATTGCCTCCTTTCAAAATGAGAGAAAGAGGAGCAAGGTTCCAATCCAAGTACACCAAACCTATATACATAGCCCTGTACTAGAATGGAACCCCATTTCTTTATATTCTTGTCaccattttaaaatacaaatatatccttaataataatatcattatcagatacaaatataaattcaaaattctttcataaattaaattatcaaacaTTACAATGTGACTCAATCAAATTTACTCGTTAATAGGCACAAACTTGGAATGGGTATGTAAGATCTTATAAGTTCTATCTTCATTGTTGCCATTgcatagaaaaataataaaaatcgtAATGTGTTGATTTATGTTTATGTATTATTTCACtatatctattataaaatttacaaagtTACCTCAAATGATGGtctttttattagaaataaatcagtatcttttgttttataaatattaatacgTCAGTGTATAATGTAATGTTTTCATTCGTTATAGTCTTATTTAAAGATGACAGTTGGTAGGTGTGTGTgatataaattcaataaatcaataaaaatatctattaattaaaaactgTTACAACTAAGTTGAAAATTCCAACAATAAATTTCAGGAGactatcatttaaaaacttGTTTGAAAGCAACATCTGAAGAAGagctttgaaagaaaaagtatattaaaattagtttttgagtTTCTCTAATTGCTAAgactatatttgattttttataaattactgAATTCCATAATAACTCAAATACGtcataagtatttttttttcattagcaatttttgaatttctcaaatattcttttaattttttcttcaaacaataaattaaataatatttattcaatCATTTTCAAGCTCAAGACACTCAtctaaactaaagaaaaaatttaaattagattagattatatatatatatttatctaattaGTTTGACTACAATGTTTGtgttaaaaaaatcacaaatgaaatttaaaattgaataaaatgaagcaaatataaaaaaaaaaaaaaaaactaaataataactatataaaataagaaatggtTAAAGTTTGAGTCAAAAACAAAACGTTAATAAGATAGTATTACAATCGACagagaaattattattttgatccattttaagaaaaaaataataatatttagataatatttttttataatatttaaatattatcatgttattatgtgattgatctataataatatttatgattatttgaagtaattttagaccaattaattgttcaaatattattaaaaggatattatctaaatataattgtagaaaaaaaaaagcgaGAAAAGTAAAAAGGGATATTTGTTAAACTACATGTGAGTGTTGGGAGTGGTAGCGTAGTAGTAGCCGAACATGTTTTTAGTATGCGATTGAAGGAGAGTTCGGCCTGAGAAATAGGATTTCATTTTTGGTTGGACATATGAAATGAATTCCACGTGGCAGTGATTGATGAATTTTTGTAGTTAAAAATATCTCTTTATTTTAAGGCTGCTTATTAATACTATATTGCAAGGTGGGGTTGCTGGGGGCTGCGCTGTTAGTGATATGTGCAACTTCTTCATAACTTTATATtaaatgagagaaaagaaagagagaaagcaaCTTGCAGGCTTTGCCATTATCTCTAACATTGTCCTTCTTCCTACTACTAtactattttttctctctctaatcAATCATACACTTGCCTCTCAAAATCTCCATTTCTCAAACCAACCTTGCACCAAAACAACACAAATACATACCCATGGACACTGATGCTAATGCCTCTTCCCAACCCGACTCAGAACCATTTTCAGAGCTCAAATCATCGGAGACTCAAACATCAAAGAAAAGGTATTGCTTAAGAAAACTGAAAATGGATACAAGATTTGGTAAAGTGCTGTTTGGAAGTTTTATGTTTGAGTTGTGCATGTGACAGGAAACTGGTTGAGAAAACAGTCGTGGCGGTGAGGATAGGAGAGAATGTTGGGAAGCTGAAGAATGAAGGGCTACCTTCGGATTTTTGGTCTTGGAGGAAATATGGACAAAAACCAATCAAAGGGTCTCCATATCCAAGGTGTTCCTTCTTTCTACTACAAAATCATTTCTTCATCGTATGGACCCATACTCCCATATTCACACTCTTTGCTTCTCCTTCTTCCTGATTCCACATCCATTTATAATTCTTAGAAAAACTAACTAGATTCACATTCAAACCCTGAGACTCAAGAGGCATGGAAATCTGTTCACTTTCTTTTTACTTTCACTGTAATCATTTTGGAAACAAGCTAATCCACCTTTAGTGACATGAATCGATTAATGTTGTTAGTTTTGAATTCAACTGGTAAGAATATTACTTTGTTGAATCCTCGAAGGAGAAATTTAGTCTTCAAGGACTCGATCAGACCCTTTAAACCGTAATTAAAATGCTAAATACGTTTGTCTGGTAAACTTAAGCTAGATCTATAAGCTTGGTTTGGTACAATTATGCAGGGGCTATTACAAGTGCAGCACATCCAAAGGTTGTTCGGCCAAAAAGCAGGTAGAGAGATGCAGAACAGATGCTTCAATGCTCATCATCACATATACCTCTACGCATAACCATCCATGCCCCACCACCACAAATTCACCCCAACAACCAAAAGAATACGAATCCGAAACGACCCAAGACCTCTCGGCTACCTCAAAGGAGGAAAATCAAGAACACACAGAAGAAGAGCAAAGGGATGATAAGCCGAGCGATGAAGgtagaaatgaagaaaagtttCTTTACCTGCAATCTCCAATACGATGCTCCCAAGACATAATAATAGAACAAGAAGACCCTTTCAAGCTGAACACGGAGAAAAACCATGAAAGAATAGATCTCCTATTGGAGGAGGAAGAGCCCCTTTGTTACGGACAAGTGAAGAACATGTCTGGTTCGAAAAGCGAAGAACTTGATTTTTTCGACGAGCTTGAGGAGTTGCCTATGTCTTCATCTTTCTTGCACTTCACGAGGAGCATTTTTTCCGATGAAAGGATTCCCGTTGCCCCTTCTTGATTCCAGCGTTGTTTGGTGTATCTATTGCTTTAATTAACCCATGTTACATATCCATTTTTCAATTCAGAATTCTTCTTATCATCTCTATCCTTTATTCACACCAGATACTGAACCTCTTCACAATTCATCATTTTGTTGGAAAcaataaaatactatataatcATTACTCTATTTTTTTAGATATCTATTATTTGTTCacattaattaacaaaataaagatcATGGAATAATGGGGGCATTGTTGTAAATTAGTAGTATGGAAAAGAAGGCACGAGGTTCTCGAGTGGAGGATGAGATTCTTGCATTGTTTATTTGTGTATTTTAGTATGATGAATGTTGAGTGGTTGATTTGGTGGAAGTGTTATGAGTGCCACACCGTTTTGGCAGTACTAAGATGGATAGAGAAATATGGTTGGAAAAGGTGTATTGTACTGAACTTTAAATCCTCCAAAAGTTGAAACTTCCATTGCACAAAATGCCAAATCCCCgtgcctttttttttataacttccTTCTTCTATCTTTGTTTAATGCCTGCCTTCAAGCTCATGAATGTATAAAAATGTTCTGTTATTTACAATTCTTAGAACCATTTCGTGGAAAGAAAATCATAGAAAGGATTAAAATATGATTCATTCACAGATTACGAGATTCATACATGGGACAACAATGTATTTTTTTGGTActtgaaaatgtttttctttttgttttttcagttCCAACCAAAGCATGCGTTTCTCGGTAAATAAATACGTAGATAAAAGTAATACATTTTTAGTCCATCAATAAGAGTAATAGTTAGAAAATGTCACACTCTCAATtgataaaaagttattattaagCCTATGTATacgtaaatttaaaataaaaacataggtAATTTATTtcgtaatttataaaaataagatagttactcttttttttttatatataaatttaggaTAAGTCTGTAACAATTAATAACGAaatattttctaacttttttgCTTACATATCTTCTTAAAATTGTGTTATTCTTA
The sequence above is drawn from the Vigna radiata var. radiata cultivar VC1973A chromosome 3, Vradiata_ver6, whole genome shotgun sequence genome and encodes:
- the LOC106757130 gene encoding probable WRKY transcription factor 69, which codes for MDTDANASSQPDSEPFSELKSSETQTSKKRKLVEKTVVAVRIGENVGKLKNEGLPSDFWSWRKYGQKPIKGSPYPRGYYKCSTSKGCSAKKQVERCRTDASMLIITYTSTHNHPCPTTTNSPQQPKEYESETTQDLSATSKEENQEHTEEEQRDDKPSDEGRNEEKFLYLQSPIRCSQDIIIEQEDPFKLNTEKNHERIDLLLEEEEPLCYGQVKNMSGSKSEELDFFDELEELPMSSSFLHFTRSIFSDERIPVAPS